In Truepera sp., the sequence CAAGCGCGCGAAGTCGTCTGCGCTCCGCACCTGATCGACGCGGAGGTCGGGCAAGTATTGCGGCGCTTCACACTGCGCGGATCGATGTCCCGCGCCCGGTCGTCGGCAGCCATCCAGGACCTCATCGACCTGCCGATCGAACGCTTCCCGCAGGCCGCGCTCCTACCTCGAGCCGTTCAGTTGATGGACAACGTCACCGTCTACGACGCGCTCTACCTCGCGCTTGCCGAGGCGCTCGAGTGTAGCCTCCTCACCAGTGACGAGGCATTAGCGGGCGTTCCGGGTTGCACGACGACGGTCGTGGTGTTGCGATCGGGCGGCTAGGCCGGGCCCTGGCCGCGAACGAGTCATCCCAGGAGCATAGTCCGTGTTGAGGAGCCGGGGTTGCAGGCTTAGCGTGTTCCTAGTTTCATTGGTTCAAGGTCAGGACTTGAGGGCGATGGGCACGGGGAAATGGACCCGTGGGAAACGGGCCCGTGGCCATGAGGCTCGTGGGCAACGGGTCCGGCCCAACGGGCGGAGCAGCAGACAGAGTTGGCGCCACCGGAGGCGGATGCCGGCCGCCTCTTCAGCAGCCGGCTGGTGAAGACCGTCAACCCGCACCTCGACTTTCGGGGTGACGCCCGTGAGGCTTGCGAGTTCAGCTACCTGCCCACCATCCGTGACGGCGGCGGCGACACCACCGGAGTCGCGGAAGCGGAACTCGATTGGGTGAGGTACGTAGCGCTGCCCCTTACTTACTGCTGGCGTGTCCCCGATGGGCAGCGACATGACTTACTCGTGGGCGGCCGGCTTCAGCATCGGCAGCAACCACTACATCTCGATCGAGACTGATGACGTGGAGGAGGCGTTGGACCCGCTCGCTGGCCTGAGCGGCGGACGTGGAGTTGCACGACCTCAGGGCTACTATGAACCCCATGGCTAAGCACCTGGTCCATCAGTTCCGCGTGACACTGCTAGACGTCGAACCTACCGTGTGGCGGCGGATCCAGACGCCCGCTGGGTATTCGTTCTGGGACCTCCACGTGGCCATCCAGGACTCGATGGGCTGGTTCGACTCGCACCTGCACGTTTTCCGCATCAAGAAGCCGCGAGGGCGGAAGGTGTGGGAGATCGGGATTCCGGACGAGTTCATGGAAGGAACGCTGGCGGGATGGCGAACCGCCGTGGCGGACTACTTCACCGAGCCGGGCGCGACCGCGCTTTACGAGTACGACTTCGGGGATGGTTGGCGACACGAGATCCTCCTGGAGGGCGTGCTGCTAGCAGAGTCCGCCGTCAGGTATCCAACGTGTCTGGCTGGGGAGCGAGCGTGTCCGCCGGAAGATTGCGGCGGCCCCCACGGCTACGAGGAGCTGCTGAAGATCATCCGCGACCCGAAACACGAGGAACGCGATGAGTACCTGACTTGGCTAGGCGGTCAGGCGCCGGCGAACCGGCCGTTCGACCCCGAGCGGTTCGACGCAGGCGCGGTGGTCTTCGACGATCCTTATGAGCGGTTCTTCATTGCGTTCCAGTCGGACTGATCGGGTACGTAACGGCGCGGTCTGCCGGTACTGCTGCCCAGGGCCGGAGCGCTACTCGAAGCCCCGCCGCGTCATCACGCCCCACTTCCCGCGGCTCGAGCGGATCTTGAACATGGCTACGACGCGCACCACCGCCAGCCATTGCCGGTAGCCGAGGTTCTCCGTGAGGATGGCCACCATCAGGCGGTAACGATCGCCGGCGCCGCGCGGCGAGTGCGGCAACGCCTGATCCAGCGCGGCGCTCGCGAGGCCCACGACCATGCCGTAGAAGACCGTGAGGCCGAGGAACGCCAAGACGAAGGCGGCGTCGAGGGCGCCGAGGATCGCGAGCACCAGGATGATGAGGTAACCAAGGACTTCCATGATGGGCGTTATGCCCTCGACCAACCAGACGTATGGAACAGCCACGAGGCCGATGCGGCCGTAACGCGGCCGGAACAGCATGTCGCGGTGCCGCCACAGCGTCTCCCACAAGCCGCGATGCCAGCGGTCGCGCTGCCCGCCCAGCACCTTGGCGGTTTCGGGAACCTGGGTCCAGCAGACGGGTTCCGGCAAGAACTCGAGGCGGTACGCCTCGTGCCGGTCGCGGTAGTGACGGTGCAAGCGGAAGGTGAGTTCGAGGTCCTCGCCGACCGTGTCGACCCGCAGGCCGCCGACCTCGATGAGCGAGGCGCGGCGGAAGATCCCGAAAGCGCCCGAGATCGAGATGAGGCAGCCGGCAGCGCTCATCGCCGTGCGAGCGGCCATGAATGCGCGGATGTACTCGAGTTGCTGCCACCGCGCGATGAAGTTCCGTGGACTGCGCGGGCGCGTGACGGCGCCGCCCACGACGTCCGCCTCGTTGACGACGCGGATCGTTCCGCCGACGCCCCGCAGTTCGGGCGCGTCCATGAACCGCGCGCCGATCTTCATC encodes:
- a CDS encoding plasmid pRiA4b ORF-3 family protein yields the protein MAKHLVHQFRVTLLDVEPTVWRRIQTPAGYSFWDLHVAIQDSMGWFDSHLHVFRIKKPRGRKVWEIGIPDEFMEGTLAGWRTAVADYFTEPGATALYEYDFGDGWRHEILLEGVLLAESAVRYPTCLAGERACPPEDCGGPHGYEELLKIIRDPKHEERDEYLTWLGGQAPANRPFDPERFDAGAVVFDDPYERFFIAFQSD
- a CDS encoding glycosyltransferase, translating into MVLPLALKLFALLVFFLVNTVNIVAIVLAARTMLLFGGRERTLSETVLTRAEAYLPVSFLIPAYNEEATIVSSLKSLLAMHYPEFEVIVANDGSKDDTLAVLTGAFELVRAEPSPRRFAPHADVRAAYRSRSYPDLLVVDKANGGRADALNAALEQARYPLVVLTDADSLIDPAALMKIGARFMDAPELRGVGGTIRVVNEADVVGGAVTRPRSPRNFIARWQQLEYIRAFMAARTAMSAAGCLISISGAFGIFRRASLIEVGGLRVDTVGEDLELTFRLHRHYRDRHEAYRLEFLPEPVCWTQVPETAKVLGGQRDRWHRGLWETLWRHRDMLFRPRYGRIGLVAVPYVWLVEGITPIMEVLGYLIILVLAILGALDAAFVLAFLGLTVFYGMVVGLASAALDQALPHSPRGAGDRYRLMVAILTENLGYRQWLAVVRVVAMFKIRSSRGKWGVMTRRGFE
- a CDS encoding type II toxin-antitoxin system VapC family toxin, whose protein sequence is MIVTDASALIDLLLGNAGPAGEALAARFQAREVVCAPHLIDAEVGQVLRRFTLRGSMSRARSSAAIQDLIDLPIERFPQAALLPRAVQLMDNVTVYDALYLALAEALECSLLTSDEALAGVPGCTTTVVVLRSGG